From the genome of Bubalus bubalis isolate 160015118507 breed Murrah chromosome 2, NDDB_SH_1, whole genome shotgun sequence, one region includes:
- the STK38 gene encoding serine/threonine-protein kinase 38 isoform X3, whose translation MAMTGSTPCSSMSSHTKERVTMTKVTLENFYSNLIAQHEEREMRQKKLEKVMEEEGLKDEEKRLRRSAHARKETEFLRLKRTRLGLEDFESLKVIGRGAFGEVRLVQKKDTGHVYAMKILRKADMLEKEQVGHIRAERDILVEADSLWVVKMFYSFQDKLNLYLIMEFLPGGDMMTLLMKKDTLTEEETQFYIAETVLAIDSIHQLGFIHRDIKPDNLLLDSKGHVKLSDFGLCTGLKKAHRTEFYRNLNHSLPSDFTFQNMNSKRKAETWKRNRRQLAFSTVGTPDYIAPEVFMQTGYNKLCDWWSLGVIMYEMLIGYPPFCSETPQETYKKVMNWKETLTFPPEVPISEKAKDLILRFCCEWEHRIGAPGVEEIKNNSFFEGVDWEHIRERPAAISIEIKSIDDTSNFDEFPESDILKPTEQMWLVIPRGRVLVASSQPLCLQSIATANAIFRQNTLLSQGRWEPALLNRSSCEETSSVGPTPLLLAPGCLRAAGAPAVQCSEAEGRPADPSAVSWWALCTTVCSSAPFSPQAAKMDTSAPAVHQSRALLGTCIVRSLLWVQERSLGQRPSRVGICLNSGICLNAA comes from the exons acaaaagaagttagaaaaagtGATGGAAGAAGAAGGCCTCAAGGATGAAGAG AAACGACTCCGGAGATCAGCGCATGCTCGGAAGGAAACAGAGTTTCTTCGTTTGAAGAGAACAAGACTTGGACTGGAAGATTTTGAGTCCTTAAAAGTAATAGGCAGAGGAGCCTTTGGTGAG GTGCGGCTTGTTCAGAAGAAAGATACGGGCCATGTGTATGCAATGAAAATACTTCGTAAAGCAGATATGCTTGAAAAAGAGCAG GTTGGCCACATTCGTGCGGAGCGTGACATTCTAGTGGAGGCAGACAGTTTGTGGGTTGTGAAAATGTTCTATAGTTTTCAGGATAAGCTAAACCTCTACCTAATCATGGAGTTCCTGCCTGGAG GGGACATGATGACCCTGTTGATGAAAAAAGACACGCTGACAGAAGAGGAGACTCAGTTTTATATAGCAGAGACAGTATTAGCCATTGACTCTATTCACCAACTTGGCTTCATCCACAGAGACATCAAACCAGACAACCTTCTCCTGGACAGCAAG GGCCATGTGAAGCTTTCTGACTTTGGCCTTTGCACAGGGCTGAAAAAAGCACACAGGACAGAATTTTATAGGAATCTGAACCACAGCCTCCCCAGTGATTTCA CTTTTCAGAACATGAATTccaaaaggaaagcagaaacCTGGAAAAGAAATAGACGTCAGCTA GCCTTCTCCACAGTAGGCACTCCTGACTACATTGCTCCTGAGGTGTTCATGCAGACCGGGTACAACAAGCTCTGTGATTGGTGGTCGCTGGGGGTGATCATGTATGAAATGCTCATTG GCTACCCACCTTTCTGTTCTGAGACCCCTCAAGAGACATATAAGAAGGTGATGAACTGGAAAGAAACTTTGACTTTTCCTCCAGAAGTTCCTATTTCTGAGAAAGCCAAGGATCTAATTTTGAG ATTCTGCTGTGAATGGGAACATAGAATTGGAGCCCCTGGAGTTGAGGAAatcaaaaataattctttttttgaaGGTGTTGACTGGGAACATATCAG AGAGAGACCTGCTGCAATATCTATTGAAATCAAAAGCATTGATGATACCTCAAACTTTGATGAGTTTCCAGAATCTGATATTCTTAAGCCAACAG AGCAAATGTGGCTTGTAATACCAAGAGGCAGAGTGCTGGTGGCTTCTTCTCAACCCCTTTGTCTGCAAAGCATTGCAACAGCGAACGCCATCTTTAGGCAGAATACTTTACTGTCTCAGGGAAGATGGGAGCCCGCCCTTCTGAACCGGAGTTCGTGTGAAGAGACATCTTCTGTCGGCCCCACGCCCCTGCTCCTTGCACCTGGCTGTCTCAGGGCAGCGGGCGCTCCTGCAGTTCAGTGCAGTGAGGCCGAGGGGAGACCTGCTGACCCAAGTGCTGTCAGCTGGTGGGCCCTTTGTACAACTGTTTGTAGCTCAGCCCCATTTTCCCCACAAGCTGCCAAGATGGACACCTCAGCTCCTGCAGTCCACCAGAGCAGGGCTCTGCTCGGGACATGTATTGTGAGGAGCCTTCTCTGGGTCCAGGAAAGGAGCCTCGGGCAAAGACCAAGCAGGGTGGGAATCTGTTTAAATTCAGGCATCTGTTTAAATGCAGCTTAA
- the STK38 gene encoding serine/threonine-protein kinase 38 isoform X1, protein MLAAMAMTGSTPCSSMSSHTKERVTMTKVTLENFYSNLIAQHEEREMRQKKLEKVMEEEGLKDEEKRLRRSAHARKETEFLRLKRTRLGLEDFESLKVIGRGAFGEVRLVQKKDTGHVYAMKILRKADMLEKEQVGHIRAERDILVEADSLWVVKMFYSFQDKLNLYLIMEFLPGGDMMTLLMKKDTLTEEETQFYIAETVLAIDSIHQLGFIHRDIKPDNLLLDSKGHVKLSDFGLCTGLKKAHRTEFYRNLNHSLPSDFTFQNMNSKRKAETWKRNRRQLAFSTVGTPDYIAPEVFMQTGYNKLCDWWSLGVIMYEMLIGYPPFCSETPQETYKKVMNWKETLTFPPEVPISEKAKDLILRFCCEWEHRIGAPGVEEIKNNSFFEGVDWEHIRERPAAISIEIKSIDDTSNFDEFPESDILKPTEQMWLVIPRGRVLVASSQPLCLQSIATANAIFRQNTLLSQGRWEPALLNRSSCEETSSVGPTPLLLAPGCLRAAGAPAVQCSEAEGRPADPSAVSWWALCTTVCSSAPFSPQAAKMDTSAPAVHQSRALLGTCIVRSLLWVQERSLGQRPSRVGICLNSGICLNAA, encoded by the exons acaaaagaagttagaaaaagtGATGGAAGAAGAAGGCCTCAAGGATGAAGAG AAACGACTCCGGAGATCAGCGCATGCTCGGAAGGAAACAGAGTTTCTTCGTTTGAAGAGAACAAGACTTGGACTGGAAGATTTTGAGTCCTTAAAAGTAATAGGCAGAGGAGCCTTTGGTGAG GTGCGGCTTGTTCAGAAGAAAGATACGGGCCATGTGTATGCAATGAAAATACTTCGTAAAGCAGATATGCTTGAAAAAGAGCAG GTTGGCCACATTCGTGCGGAGCGTGACATTCTAGTGGAGGCAGACAGTTTGTGGGTTGTGAAAATGTTCTATAGTTTTCAGGATAAGCTAAACCTCTACCTAATCATGGAGTTCCTGCCTGGAG GGGACATGATGACCCTGTTGATGAAAAAAGACACGCTGACAGAAGAGGAGACTCAGTTTTATATAGCAGAGACAGTATTAGCCATTGACTCTATTCACCAACTTGGCTTCATCCACAGAGACATCAAACCAGACAACCTTCTCCTGGACAGCAAG GGCCATGTGAAGCTTTCTGACTTTGGCCTTTGCACAGGGCTGAAAAAAGCACACAGGACAGAATTTTATAGGAATCTGAACCACAGCCTCCCCAGTGATTTCA CTTTTCAGAACATGAATTccaaaaggaaagcagaaacCTGGAAAAGAAATAGACGTCAGCTA GCCTTCTCCACAGTAGGCACTCCTGACTACATTGCTCCTGAGGTGTTCATGCAGACCGGGTACAACAAGCTCTGTGATTGGTGGTCGCTGGGGGTGATCATGTATGAAATGCTCATTG GCTACCCACCTTTCTGTTCTGAGACCCCTCAAGAGACATATAAGAAGGTGATGAACTGGAAAGAAACTTTGACTTTTCCTCCAGAAGTTCCTATTTCTGAGAAAGCCAAGGATCTAATTTTGAG ATTCTGCTGTGAATGGGAACATAGAATTGGAGCCCCTGGAGTTGAGGAAatcaaaaataattctttttttgaaGGTGTTGACTGGGAACATATCAG AGAGAGACCTGCTGCAATATCTATTGAAATCAAAAGCATTGATGATACCTCAAACTTTGATGAGTTTCCAGAATCTGATATTCTTAAGCCAACAG AGCAAATGTGGCTTGTAATACCAAGAGGCAGAGTGCTGGTGGCTTCTTCTCAACCCCTTTGTCTGCAAAGCATTGCAACAGCGAACGCCATCTTTAGGCAGAATACTTTACTGTCTCAGGGAAGATGGGAGCCCGCCCTTCTGAACCGGAGTTCGTGTGAAGAGACATCTTCTGTCGGCCCCACGCCCCTGCTCCTTGCACCTGGCTGTCTCAGGGCAGCGGGCGCTCCTGCAGTTCAGTGCAGTGAGGCCGAGGGGAGACCTGCTGACCCAAGTGCTGTCAGCTGGTGGGCCCTTTGTACAACTGTTTGTAGCTCAGCCCCATTTTCCCCACAAGCTGCCAAGATGGACACCTCAGCTCCTGCAGTCCACCAGAGCAGGGCTCTGCTCGGGACATGTATTGTGAGGAGCCTTCTCTGGGTCCAGGAAAGGAGCCTCGGGCAAAGACCAAGCAGGGTGGGAATCTGTTTAAATTCAGGCATCTGTTTAAATGCAGCTTAA
- the STK38 gene encoding serine/threonine-protein kinase 38 isoform X4: MLAAMAMTGSTPCSSMSSHTKERVTMTKVTLENFYSNLIAQHEEREMRQKKLEKVMEEEGLKDEEKRLRRSAHARKETEFLRLKRTRLGLEDFESLKVIGRGAFGEVRLVQKKDTGHVYAMKILRKADMLEKEQVGHIRAERDILVEADSLWVVKMFYSFQDKLNLYLIMEFLPGGDMMTLLMKKDTLTEEETQFYIAETVLAIDSIHQLGFIHRDIKPDNLLLDSKGHVKLSDFGLCTGLKKAHRTEFYRNLNHSLPSDFTFQNMNSKRKAETWKRNRRQLAFSTVGTPDYIAPEVFMQTGYNKLCDWWSLGVIMYEMLIGYPPFCSETPQETYKKVMNWKETLTFPPEVPISEKAKDLILRERPAAISIEIKSIDDTSNFDEFPESDILKPTEQMWLVIPRGRVLVASSQPLCLQSIATANAIFRQNTLLSQGRWEPALLNRSSCEETSSVGPTPLLLAPGCLRAAGAPAVQCSEAEGRPADPSAVSWWALCTTVCSSAPFSPQAAKMDTSAPAVHQSRALLGTCIVRSLLWVQERSLGQRPSRVGICLNSGICLNAA; this comes from the exons acaaaagaagttagaaaaagtGATGGAAGAAGAAGGCCTCAAGGATGAAGAG AAACGACTCCGGAGATCAGCGCATGCTCGGAAGGAAACAGAGTTTCTTCGTTTGAAGAGAACAAGACTTGGACTGGAAGATTTTGAGTCCTTAAAAGTAATAGGCAGAGGAGCCTTTGGTGAG GTGCGGCTTGTTCAGAAGAAAGATACGGGCCATGTGTATGCAATGAAAATACTTCGTAAAGCAGATATGCTTGAAAAAGAGCAG GTTGGCCACATTCGTGCGGAGCGTGACATTCTAGTGGAGGCAGACAGTTTGTGGGTTGTGAAAATGTTCTATAGTTTTCAGGATAAGCTAAACCTCTACCTAATCATGGAGTTCCTGCCTGGAG GGGACATGATGACCCTGTTGATGAAAAAAGACACGCTGACAGAAGAGGAGACTCAGTTTTATATAGCAGAGACAGTATTAGCCATTGACTCTATTCACCAACTTGGCTTCATCCACAGAGACATCAAACCAGACAACCTTCTCCTGGACAGCAAG GGCCATGTGAAGCTTTCTGACTTTGGCCTTTGCACAGGGCTGAAAAAAGCACACAGGACAGAATTTTATAGGAATCTGAACCACAGCCTCCCCAGTGATTTCA CTTTTCAGAACATGAATTccaaaaggaaagcagaaacCTGGAAAAGAAATAGACGTCAGCTA GCCTTCTCCACAGTAGGCACTCCTGACTACATTGCTCCTGAGGTGTTCATGCAGACCGGGTACAACAAGCTCTGTGATTGGTGGTCGCTGGGGGTGATCATGTATGAAATGCTCATTG GCTACCCACCTTTCTGTTCTGAGACCCCTCAAGAGACATATAAGAAGGTGATGAACTGGAAAGAAACTTTGACTTTTCCTCCAGAAGTTCCTATTTCTGAGAAAGCCAAGGATCTAATTTTGAG AGAGAGACCTGCTGCAATATCTATTGAAATCAAAAGCATTGATGATACCTCAAACTTTGATGAGTTTCCAGAATCTGATATTCTTAAGCCAACAG AGCAAATGTGGCTTGTAATACCAAGAGGCAGAGTGCTGGTGGCTTCTTCTCAACCCCTTTGTCTGCAAAGCATTGCAACAGCGAACGCCATCTTTAGGCAGAATACTTTACTGTCTCAGGGAAGATGGGAGCCCGCCCTTCTGAACCGGAGTTCGTGTGAAGAGACATCTTCTGTCGGCCCCACGCCCCTGCTCCTTGCACCTGGCTGTCTCAGGGCAGCGGGCGCTCCTGCAGTTCAGTGCAGTGAGGCCGAGGGGAGACCTGCTGACCCAAGTGCTGTCAGCTGGTGGGCCCTTTGTACAACTGTTTGTAGCTCAGCCCCATTTTCCCCACAAGCTGCCAAGATGGACACCTCAGCTCCTGCAGTCCACCAGAGCAGGGCTCTGCTCGGGACATGTATTGTGAGGAGCCTTCTCTGGGTCCAGGAAAGGAGCCTCGGGCAAAGACCAAGCAGGGTGGGAATCTGTTTAAATTCAGGCATCTGTTTAAATGCAGCTTAA
- the STK38 gene encoding serine/threonine-protein kinase 38 isoform X2, whose amino-acid sequence MLAMAMTGSTPCSSMSSHTKERVTMTKVTLENFYSNLIAQHEEREMRQKKLEKVMEEEGLKDEEKRLRRSAHARKETEFLRLKRTRLGLEDFESLKVIGRGAFGEVRLVQKKDTGHVYAMKILRKADMLEKEQVGHIRAERDILVEADSLWVVKMFYSFQDKLNLYLIMEFLPGGDMMTLLMKKDTLTEEETQFYIAETVLAIDSIHQLGFIHRDIKPDNLLLDSKGHVKLSDFGLCTGLKKAHRTEFYRNLNHSLPSDFTFQNMNSKRKAETWKRNRRQLAFSTVGTPDYIAPEVFMQTGYNKLCDWWSLGVIMYEMLIGYPPFCSETPQETYKKVMNWKETLTFPPEVPISEKAKDLILRFCCEWEHRIGAPGVEEIKNNSFFEGVDWEHIRERPAAISIEIKSIDDTSNFDEFPESDILKPTEQMWLVIPRGRVLVASSQPLCLQSIATANAIFRQNTLLSQGRWEPALLNRSSCEETSSVGPTPLLLAPGCLRAAGAPAVQCSEAEGRPADPSAVSWWALCTTVCSSAPFSPQAAKMDTSAPAVHQSRALLGTCIVRSLLWVQERSLGQRPSRVGICLNSGICLNAA is encoded by the exons acaaaagaagttagaaaaagtGATGGAAGAAGAAGGCCTCAAGGATGAAGAG AAACGACTCCGGAGATCAGCGCATGCTCGGAAGGAAACAGAGTTTCTTCGTTTGAAGAGAACAAGACTTGGACTGGAAGATTTTGAGTCCTTAAAAGTAATAGGCAGAGGAGCCTTTGGTGAG GTGCGGCTTGTTCAGAAGAAAGATACGGGCCATGTGTATGCAATGAAAATACTTCGTAAAGCAGATATGCTTGAAAAAGAGCAG GTTGGCCACATTCGTGCGGAGCGTGACATTCTAGTGGAGGCAGACAGTTTGTGGGTTGTGAAAATGTTCTATAGTTTTCAGGATAAGCTAAACCTCTACCTAATCATGGAGTTCCTGCCTGGAG GGGACATGATGACCCTGTTGATGAAAAAAGACACGCTGACAGAAGAGGAGACTCAGTTTTATATAGCAGAGACAGTATTAGCCATTGACTCTATTCACCAACTTGGCTTCATCCACAGAGACATCAAACCAGACAACCTTCTCCTGGACAGCAAG GGCCATGTGAAGCTTTCTGACTTTGGCCTTTGCACAGGGCTGAAAAAAGCACACAGGACAGAATTTTATAGGAATCTGAACCACAGCCTCCCCAGTGATTTCA CTTTTCAGAACATGAATTccaaaaggaaagcagaaacCTGGAAAAGAAATAGACGTCAGCTA GCCTTCTCCACAGTAGGCACTCCTGACTACATTGCTCCTGAGGTGTTCATGCAGACCGGGTACAACAAGCTCTGTGATTGGTGGTCGCTGGGGGTGATCATGTATGAAATGCTCATTG GCTACCCACCTTTCTGTTCTGAGACCCCTCAAGAGACATATAAGAAGGTGATGAACTGGAAAGAAACTTTGACTTTTCCTCCAGAAGTTCCTATTTCTGAGAAAGCCAAGGATCTAATTTTGAG ATTCTGCTGTGAATGGGAACATAGAATTGGAGCCCCTGGAGTTGAGGAAatcaaaaataattctttttttgaaGGTGTTGACTGGGAACATATCAG AGAGAGACCTGCTGCAATATCTATTGAAATCAAAAGCATTGATGATACCTCAAACTTTGATGAGTTTCCAGAATCTGATATTCTTAAGCCAACAG AGCAAATGTGGCTTGTAATACCAAGAGGCAGAGTGCTGGTGGCTTCTTCTCAACCCCTTTGTCTGCAAAGCATTGCAACAGCGAACGCCATCTTTAGGCAGAATACTTTACTGTCTCAGGGAAGATGGGAGCCCGCCCTTCTGAACCGGAGTTCGTGTGAAGAGACATCTTCTGTCGGCCCCACGCCCCTGCTCCTTGCACCTGGCTGTCTCAGGGCAGCGGGCGCTCCTGCAGTTCAGTGCAGTGAGGCCGAGGGGAGACCTGCTGACCCAAGTGCTGTCAGCTGGTGGGCCCTTTGTACAACTGTTTGTAGCTCAGCCCCATTTTCCCCACAAGCTGCCAAGATGGACACCTCAGCTCCTGCAGTCCACCAGAGCAGGGCTCTGCTCGGGACATGTATTGTGAGGAGCCTTCTCTGGGTCCAGGAAAGGAGCCTCGGGCAAAGACCAAGCAGGGTGGGAATCTGTTTAAATTCAGGCATCTGTTTAAATGCAGCTTAA
- the STK38 gene encoding serine/threonine-protein kinase 38 isoform X6 has protein sequence MLAAMAMTGSTPCSSMSSHTKERVTMTKVTLENFYSNLIAQHEEREMRQKKLEKVMEEEGLKDEEKRLRRSAHARKETEFLRLKRTRLGLEDFESLKVIGRGAFGEVRLVQKKDTGHVYAMKILRKADMLEKEQVGHIRAERDILVEADSLWVVKMFYSFQDKLNLYLIMEFLPGGDMMTLLMKKDTLTEEETQFYIAETVLAIDSIHQLGFIHRDIKPDNLLLDSKGHVKLSDFGLCTGLKKAHRTEFYRNLNHSLPSDFTFQNMNSKRKAETWKRNRRQLAFSTVGTPDYIAPEVFMQTGYNKLCDWWSLGVIMYEMLIGYPPFCSETPQETYKKVMNWKETLTFPPEVPISEKAKDLILRFCCEWEHRIGAPGVEEIKNNSFFEGVDWEHIRERPAAISIEIKSIDDTSNFDEFPESDILKPTVATSNHPDTDYKNKDWVFINYTYKRFEGLTARGAIPSYMKAAK, from the exons acaaaagaagttagaaaaagtGATGGAAGAAGAAGGCCTCAAGGATGAAGAG AAACGACTCCGGAGATCAGCGCATGCTCGGAAGGAAACAGAGTTTCTTCGTTTGAAGAGAACAAGACTTGGACTGGAAGATTTTGAGTCCTTAAAAGTAATAGGCAGAGGAGCCTTTGGTGAG GTGCGGCTTGTTCAGAAGAAAGATACGGGCCATGTGTATGCAATGAAAATACTTCGTAAAGCAGATATGCTTGAAAAAGAGCAG GTTGGCCACATTCGTGCGGAGCGTGACATTCTAGTGGAGGCAGACAGTTTGTGGGTTGTGAAAATGTTCTATAGTTTTCAGGATAAGCTAAACCTCTACCTAATCATGGAGTTCCTGCCTGGAG GGGACATGATGACCCTGTTGATGAAAAAAGACACGCTGACAGAAGAGGAGACTCAGTTTTATATAGCAGAGACAGTATTAGCCATTGACTCTATTCACCAACTTGGCTTCATCCACAGAGACATCAAACCAGACAACCTTCTCCTGGACAGCAAG GGCCATGTGAAGCTTTCTGACTTTGGCCTTTGCACAGGGCTGAAAAAAGCACACAGGACAGAATTTTATAGGAATCTGAACCACAGCCTCCCCAGTGATTTCA CTTTTCAGAACATGAATTccaaaaggaaagcagaaacCTGGAAAAGAAATAGACGTCAGCTA GCCTTCTCCACAGTAGGCACTCCTGACTACATTGCTCCTGAGGTGTTCATGCAGACCGGGTACAACAAGCTCTGTGATTGGTGGTCGCTGGGGGTGATCATGTATGAAATGCTCATTG GCTACCCACCTTTCTGTTCTGAGACCCCTCAAGAGACATATAAGAAGGTGATGAACTGGAAAGAAACTTTGACTTTTCCTCCAGAAGTTCCTATTTCTGAGAAAGCCAAGGATCTAATTTTGAG ATTCTGCTGTGAATGGGAACATAGAATTGGAGCCCCTGGAGTTGAGGAAatcaaaaataattctttttttgaaGGTGTTGACTGGGAACATATCAG AGAGAGACCTGCTGCAATATCTATTGAAATCAAAAGCATTGATGATACCTCAAACTTTGATGAGTTTCCAGAATCTGATATTCTTAAGCCAACAG TGGCAACAAGTAATCACCCTGACACAGACTACAAGAACAAAGACTGGGTCTTCATCAATTACACCTACAAGCGCTTTGAGGGCCTGACTGCACGGGGGGCGATACCTTCCTACATGAAAGCAGCAAAATAG
- the STK38 gene encoding serine/threonine-protein kinase 38 isoform X5: MEEEGLKDEEKRLRRSAHARKETEFLRLKRTRLGLEDFESLKVIGRGAFGEVRLVQKKDTGHVYAMKILRKADMLEKEQVGHIRAERDILVEADSLWVVKMFYSFQDKLNLYLIMEFLPGGDMMTLLMKKDTLTEEETQFYIAETVLAIDSIHQLGFIHRDIKPDNLLLDSKGHVKLSDFGLCTGLKKAHRTEFYRNLNHSLPSDFTFQNMNSKRKAETWKRNRRQLAFSTVGTPDYIAPEVFMQTGYNKLCDWWSLGVIMYEMLIGYPPFCSETPQETYKKVMNWKETLTFPPEVPISEKAKDLILRFCCEWEHRIGAPGVEEIKNNSFFEGVDWEHIRERPAAISIEIKSIDDTSNFDEFPESDILKPTEQMWLVIPRGRVLVASSQPLCLQSIATANAIFRQNTLLSQGRWEPALLNRSSCEETSSVGPTPLLLAPGCLRAAGAPAVQCSEAEGRPADPSAVSWWALCTTVCSSAPFSPQAAKMDTSAPAVHQSRALLGTCIVRSLLWVQERSLGQRPSRVGICLNSGICLNAA, encoded by the exons ATGGAAGAAGAAGGCCTCAAGGATGAAGAG AAACGACTCCGGAGATCAGCGCATGCTCGGAAGGAAACAGAGTTTCTTCGTTTGAAGAGAACAAGACTTGGACTGGAAGATTTTGAGTCCTTAAAAGTAATAGGCAGAGGAGCCTTTGGTGAG GTGCGGCTTGTTCAGAAGAAAGATACGGGCCATGTGTATGCAATGAAAATACTTCGTAAAGCAGATATGCTTGAAAAAGAGCAG GTTGGCCACATTCGTGCGGAGCGTGACATTCTAGTGGAGGCAGACAGTTTGTGGGTTGTGAAAATGTTCTATAGTTTTCAGGATAAGCTAAACCTCTACCTAATCATGGAGTTCCTGCCTGGAG GGGACATGATGACCCTGTTGATGAAAAAAGACACGCTGACAGAAGAGGAGACTCAGTTTTATATAGCAGAGACAGTATTAGCCATTGACTCTATTCACCAACTTGGCTTCATCCACAGAGACATCAAACCAGACAACCTTCTCCTGGACAGCAAG GGCCATGTGAAGCTTTCTGACTTTGGCCTTTGCACAGGGCTGAAAAAAGCACACAGGACAGAATTTTATAGGAATCTGAACCACAGCCTCCCCAGTGATTTCA CTTTTCAGAACATGAATTccaaaaggaaagcagaaacCTGGAAAAGAAATAGACGTCAGCTA GCCTTCTCCACAGTAGGCACTCCTGACTACATTGCTCCTGAGGTGTTCATGCAGACCGGGTACAACAAGCTCTGTGATTGGTGGTCGCTGGGGGTGATCATGTATGAAATGCTCATTG GCTACCCACCTTTCTGTTCTGAGACCCCTCAAGAGACATATAAGAAGGTGATGAACTGGAAAGAAACTTTGACTTTTCCTCCAGAAGTTCCTATTTCTGAGAAAGCCAAGGATCTAATTTTGAG ATTCTGCTGTGAATGGGAACATAGAATTGGAGCCCCTGGAGTTGAGGAAatcaaaaataattctttttttgaaGGTGTTGACTGGGAACATATCAG AGAGAGACCTGCTGCAATATCTATTGAAATCAAAAGCATTGATGATACCTCAAACTTTGATGAGTTTCCAGAATCTGATATTCTTAAGCCAACAG AGCAAATGTGGCTTGTAATACCAAGAGGCAGAGTGCTGGTGGCTTCTTCTCAACCCCTTTGTCTGCAAAGCATTGCAACAGCGAACGCCATCTTTAGGCAGAATACTTTACTGTCTCAGGGAAGATGGGAGCCCGCCCTTCTGAACCGGAGTTCGTGTGAAGAGACATCTTCTGTCGGCCCCACGCCCCTGCTCCTTGCACCTGGCTGTCTCAGGGCAGCGGGCGCTCCTGCAGTTCAGTGCAGTGAGGCCGAGGGGAGACCTGCTGACCCAAGTGCTGTCAGCTGGTGGGCCCTTTGTACAACTGTTTGTAGCTCAGCCCCATTTTCCCCACAAGCTGCCAAGATGGACACCTCAGCTCCTGCAGTCCACCAGAGCAGGGCTCTGCTCGGGACATGTATTGTGAGGAGCCTTCTCTGGGTCCAGGAAAGGAGCCTCGGGCAAAGACCAAGCAGGGTGGGAATCTGTTTAAATTCAGGCATCTGTTTAAATGCAGCTTAA
- the STK38 gene encoding serine/threonine-protein kinase 38 isoform X8 gives MMTLLMKKDTLTEEETQFYIAETVLAIDSIHQLGFIHRDIKPDNLLLDSKGHVKLSDFGLCTGLKKAHRTEFYRNLNHSLPSDFTFQNMNSKRKAETWKRNRRQLAFSTVGTPDYIAPEVFMQTGYNKLCDWWSLGVIMYEMLIGYPPFCSETPQETYKKVMNWKETLTFPPEVPISEKAKDLILRFCCEWEHRIGAPGVEEIKNNSFFEGVDWEHIRERPAAISIEIKSIDDTSNFDEFPESDILKPTEQMWLVIPRGRVLVASSQPLCLQSIATANAIFRQNTLLSQGRWEPALLNRSSCEETSSVGPTPLLLAPGCLRAAGAPAVQCSEAEGRPADPSAVSWWALCTTVCSSAPFSPQAAKMDTSAPAVHQSRALLGTCIVRSLLWVQERSLGQRPSRVGICLNSGICLNAA, from the exons ATGATGACCCTGTTGATGAAAAAAGACACGCTGACAGAAGAGGAGACTCAGTTTTATATAGCAGAGACAGTATTAGCCATTGACTCTATTCACCAACTTGGCTTCATCCACAGAGACATCAAACCAGACAACCTTCTCCTGGACAGCAAG GGCCATGTGAAGCTTTCTGACTTTGGCCTTTGCACAGGGCTGAAAAAAGCACACAGGACAGAATTTTATAGGAATCTGAACCACAGCCTCCCCAGTGATTTCA CTTTTCAGAACATGAATTccaaaaggaaagcagaaacCTGGAAAAGAAATAGACGTCAGCTA GCCTTCTCCACAGTAGGCACTCCTGACTACATTGCTCCTGAGGTGTTCATGCAGACCGGGTACAACAAGCTCTGTGATTGGTGGTCGCTGGGGGTGATCATGTATGAAATGCTCATTG GCTACCCACCTTTCTGTTCTGAGACCCCTCAAGAGACATATAAGAAGGTGATGAACTGGAAAGAAACTTTGACTTTTCCTCCAGAAGTTCCTATTTCTGAGAAAGCCAAGGATCTAATTTTGAG ATTCTGCTGTGAATGGGAACATAGAATTGGAGCCCCTGGAGTTGAGGAAatcaaaaataattctttttttgaaGGTGTTGACTGGGAACATATCAG AGAGAGACCTGCTGCAATATCTATTGAAATCAAAAGCATTGATGATACCTCAAACTTTGATGAGTTTCCAGAATCTGATATTCTTAAGCCAACAG AGCAAATGTGGCTTGTAATACCAAGAGGCAGAGTGCTGGTGGCTTCTTCTCAACCCCTTTGTCTGCAAAGCATTGCAACAGCGAACGCCATCTTTAGGCAGAATACTTTACTGTCTCAGGGAAGATGGGAGCCCGCCCTTCTGAACCGGAGTTCGTGTGAAGAGACATCTTCTGTCGGCCCCACGCCCCTGCTCCTTGCACCTGGCTGTCTCAGGGCAGCGGGCGCTCCTGCAGTTCAGTGCAGTGAGGCCGAGGGGAGACCTGCTGACCCAAGTGCTGTCAGCTGGTGGGCCCTTTGTACAACTGTTTGTAGCTCAGCCCCATTTTCCCCACAAGCTGCCAAGATGGACACCTCAGCTCCTGCAGTCCACCAGAGCAGGGCTCTGCTCGGGACATGTATTGTGAGGAGCCTTCTCTGGGTCCAGGAAAGGAGCCTCGGGCAAAGACCAAGCAGGGTGGGAATCTGTTTAAATTCAGGCATCTGTTTAAATGCAGCTTAA